In Candidatus Hydrogenedentota bacterium, the genomic stretch GGATCGCGGCCACACGCGATTCGCGGTTGGGCTTTCAGTTCGAATGCGATTACGTCTACACGCCGTATTCGCTCCGCGAAAAATTGGAGTGCCTGCAAGAAACGCTCGAACAGCTTGCAGAAAGCCGCCATCAGTGAGCTTGCACAGGGCGGCTGAAAGTACATACGCCAACGCGATGACCTCGAAGTGACGATCGTGTCGTTGAGGTTGTGGCAGCCGTACGTGGTCTAGTCCAAAGCCCCGCATCCCCAATTCCCCACGAGAAGCGATGTAGCGCTCGACGCTTATGTTTTGAATACAGTCTAAGCGCTGGACAAAATACCACCCCCTGTTTTGAATATCCGACAGCAATCGGGCATTTCCGAATCCGCGATGGGAAATCATGATGAATTGCTGCCATTGCTTTGCTTCGTGAAAGGCGCATACTCTCGACATTGGAGATCAGCTAGGCCAAGACTTTCCTCGGCTCCTACATGGTGAATACTTCACTTTTCCTACTCAATGCCATTTTAGACGGAGTCCCACCATGTACTGCCCTTATCAATCGCCACTTCTCAAAATTAGGGATCTCTTAGGTGACTGGGCGTATGTATTGAACGCCGTAAAGGATTTCTGTTGAATGTAGTCGTTGCTGCATCCAAGGCACGTCACCTCCAAGTTCGAACTGTGCGCTCTCGAAGGAAAATGTAACGTGGCAGAACGACTTCTTCGGAGTATGCCATTCGTCTCCGTGATAATGGGTGTGTGTTTGTTTCTCTTTCACTTCGTGACTCACCGGCAGTACGGGCTTCACGGTGACGAACTGTACTTCATTGTTTGTGGCAGCCGTCCCGCCTGGGGCTATGTCGATCACCCTCCGTTTGTTCCGATGGTGGCACGCGTCGCAACAATGCTGATGGGGACTAATCTGGTTGCGATCCGCTTCTTCCCCGCTTTGGCGTTGGGCCTAGGCTGCACCCTGACCGGCTGGTTGGCGCGCCGGCTTGGCGGTGGACGATACGCGGAGTTCCTGGCTTCGCTTAGCTTTGCATGCGCCCCCATGCTCCTCCGAACCGGTGCATTCTTAAATATCCCATGCTTTGAAGTGTTGTTTTGGTTGTTGGCTGCGCATCTGCTTGTAACACTATGCCAACGGGACGATGCGCGATGGTGGGTTGCTGTAGGAGTCGTTGCCGGTTTGGCGTTGCTTAACAAACACACGACGCTCTTTCTTGGTACGGGCCTTGCCGTCGGGATTCTGCTGACGGAACGCCGCAAGGACCTGTTTACACCGTGGCCCTTTCTCGGCGCTGTTATAGCCTTCATCATCTTTCTGCCGAATCTGCGATGGCAATACGACAACGATTGGGCAACGCTGGAGTTTGTGCGCAACCTGAACGCCAGCGAGATGCAGGGCACATCGCGGGCATTGTTCGTGGTCTCGCAGATCCTCTTGATGAATCCCATCAATGCGCTGATTTGGATTGCGGGAATCATATTTTTCATGAGCAAGGCAGGTCATCCGTATCGGCTGTTGGGTTGGGTCTTCGTGACCGTCATGGCCATCCTGCTCGTGTTCAAGGCGAAGGTGTATTACTCGTTGCCGGCCTATCCCATGCTGTTGGCGGGAGGCGCCGTGCTCCTTGAGAGGCGATTCGACTCCCGTTTCAGGCGCTACGCACGAGTCATGCTTCCTGCTGCAATTACCGCAATGGGAGCGGTCTTTGTTCCGGTTGTATGCCCTGTCGGGACACTTGATTGGAAGGAACGGTATATTTCGCGCGTGCTCGGCTTCATCGTGGACAGTCCCACGGAACTCACGTTTGACTTCCGTTATCAGCTTGGCCGCAACGAGCAAATCCAAGCATTTCATACTATCTACGAATCGCTGGATGAACAAGAACGCGGTGAATGTACTGTGCTCAGTGGAGAGTATGGCGTCGCATCAGAAGTCAATGTGCTTGGGCGCTCTATGGGTCTCCCGCTTGCCATCAGCGGCAACAATTCGTACTACCTCTGGGGTCCGCAGGGAGCCAGCGGTGCGTGTGTGATTGCGTTCGGTTTCGACGAAGACTTCCTCAGAAGACTATTTGGCGATGTGCGTGTCGCAGGCGAAGCGCCCTG encodes the following:
- a CDS encoding glycosyltransferase family 39 protein — protein: MAERLLRSMPFVSVIMGVCLFLFHFVTHRQYGLHGDELYFIVCGSRPAWGYVDHPPFVPMVARVATMLMGTNLVAIRFFPALALGLGCTLTGWLARRLGGGRYAEFLASLSFACAPMLLRTGAFLNIPCFEVLFWLLAAHLLVTLCQRDDARWWVAVGVVAGLALLNKHTTLFLGTGLAVGILLTERRKDLFTPWPFLGAVIAFIIFLPNLRWQYDNDWATLEFVRNLNASEMQGTSRALFVVSQILLMNPINALIWIAGIIFFMSKAGHPYRLLGWVFVTVMAILLVFKAKVYYSLPAYPMLLAGGAVLLERRFDSRFRRYARVMLPAAITAMGAVFVPVVCPVGTLDWKERYISRVLGFIVDSPTELTFDFRYQLGRNEQIQAFHTIYESLDEQERGECTVLSGEYGVASEVNVLGRSMGLPLAISGNNSYYLWGPQGASGACVIAFGFDEDFLRRLFGDVRVAGEAPCPWGNEAPALRPIYLCRKPVAPLEQMWSQLKSFR